The segment aaaattacaGCTCAGCATAAAGGTCGAGTTGGAGAAATGGCATGGAGTGAAGCTGAATGATGGTCATTTCAGAAGGTGTAGGGATCAGCCACAAGCAGAAGGATTCTCTAATGGTTATTCCTGAAGTACCTTGACAGACTGGGGGGAAGGGGTGCCAGGGGACTGGGGAAAAGCAGGTGTGGTagcagaggggagcagggaggaagacATGATCTTGGCAGTTATCACCCTTTCAGTATAACTTCTGTTCCTGGCCTCATAAAGGAATAAATAGAGGcgggggggagaggggggaagtAAAAATTCAAAGGATAATAGATCTGTGAGCAATGAGCAGCAGCGTGGATTTATAGAGAACAAATCATGTCAGACAAACCTGATTGCTTTCTCTGATTTAATTTACAAAATTAGCGAATGAAGAGAGTGCCATGTATGTAATATATCTGGGCTTCAACAAGTCCTTTCGTATACCGCCTTGTCAAAGATGACTTGAAAAATGAACTGATATTGCCTTGAATGTGAATGCTGCCACATGGATTAAATAAACGGAGAGACGGGAAACAAAAGGGAATGCGGAAGAAAATGGAACTGGGGTCACACTTGGCTTTACTctgatggctgctgctggtCTACAAACTGGGGAGATAATAGCACATGCTGTGATGGAAGGAGGTGCAGATTTAAGGACAAGGGAATTGCACAGAGAGGTTTAtcttagaaaataacaaaactaagTTCCATCCAGATGTACAAGTCCAGTACGATATCCAGATATACAAATGCAGACATACAAATTCAGTATGAAATGCAGTTTTGGTACCGAGCATAATGATCACCTGCATCTTacaattaaaaagacaaaaatcaagcAGCAAAAGGGGAAGCACATGGCAAGAGCTGGGAACATTCAGCTTCTATTAGCAGCTAATGGTCTGTGGAGACATGGGCTGGGACTCCGACAATGGGACCTACCAACACACAAATCTTCAACAGATCAATAAGAAACACCAGCTTTCAGCAGGGTTGTGTTACTTCCATTCACGAGCAGGCCAGGGGTCAGATAAGCCAGGAGCTGATATTTCCATATATAAGAACTTCATAAACCAATGACAAGTGATAACATACACCCACTAAATCAAGGGATGCCTGCAGGCCTAGCATCAGGAGAGGCCTTGTGCACCAGGCCTGGTTTCTGCTGACTCTAGAGCTGTAAAGTGATCTGTAGGGTGAGGTACTCAAACACAGGCAGGATATTCACTGGGGGAAGCTAAAAAGGTtggctacaagaaagaaggggacagactgtttagcagggtctgtggtgagTGCACAGGGGGAAACGGTTTCAAATTAgaacaggggagatttagattgggtATAAAGAAAAAGGTGTTATTTTACAATGAAGGTAGTGAAGCAGTGATTGCCCAGAGATGCAGCGTTTgtcctgtccttggagacatgGTCAGCCTGCATGGGCTCTGAGCACGGTGActgagctgtaggtgccccAGCTATCTGCAGGTAGTCGGACTAGATGGCTCTTAAGGATCCCTTCTAACTCCAACCACTCTGGGactctgattctatgaaaaggctccagggaagGACTGAAGAAAGCCGAAACCGACTAATGCGGCCACCCTGCACAGTGACCCCTATCCCAGCACCTCTCCGCACTCAGTACCGCTCAGTACCGGCTCCTAACGGCCCGCACAGCCTCAGGGCACAGCCGCACACATCGCACCCAACCCGCGGCGCTGCCGGGCGGCGCTGCCTCCCACTCCGGACCAGCCCCCGGCGCCGGGCCCGCCTCTCGGCGGGGAGGGCGGAGAGGAAGTGGCCCGGGAAGGCCGGAAGCGCCGCTGCGAGGGGCAGGCGGAGCGGCTGCTGCCCGGTGAGTGGGGTCGGAGGCCGCGGCCCGGCGGTGGGGTGGCGGTGGGGCTGTCGGCGCTCGGCTGCCGGGCTCGGGGCGCCTCTCCCGGTCCGGCCTCGGGGCGAGCTTTGCCGGGCTGCCTGCGGGGCCGGGGGTTGCCCGGCGGTGTGTGGGAGAGCGGCGGCTTCTCCTCGGAGCGGGTGAGGCGTTACGGTGCGGCCTGCCGGGCTCCGAGACCGAGGAGGAGGCGGCCTGCGGCAAACGGTGCTGCTCCGGGACGGGGTGCGGGTGTGCTGGGCCAGGTGGCCGAGTACCGGACCctgaagtgctgcaggagggcGGCAGGCGGAGGTCACGGACTGTGTCGGAGTTTGGCCAAGTCCTTGGGACGGGCTCACTGGCATCCGGAGGTGGAAGGAATAGGGGTTTGGCCCCTGTCATCTGGGTCTTAGTGTTACATACACTGTTATAAGGAGCGTGGGGCCCCGTGTgtcttgttttgctgctgcattgATGCTGATTTGCAGACtgcctttttgctttctgttttgctcaCAGCCTGTCTGCTTTTTGGAAGACTTCAGtctgcttgctgcagctgctaAACCTTCCGTATGGGTTATAGGAATTGACACAGACATACCAGGTAGCAAACTAGTTCTGTGCTGCCTTACCCTTAAGATGTGTAATGGAACACATTCCTTCCAAGCCAAAGATACAGATGTAAGGCCTTTCCAGACACAGAGCACTTGACCCAACTGCTGCAGTGGTTACATCTCTGCCACCTTGGTTAGAAGTGAGATTTAACTCCTGCAAAAGGAGTGAATGTTAGCCCAAGAAACAGCAGTTATATTGTATTGTTTCTCTCAGGCAATTCAAAGTAAGTGTTTAACTTGGCTATAGTATGCTGTGGTCTAATGATATGTTTGTGACAGCATTCATGTCTGGTGCTAAttgtttgctgtcatttttagCAGGCGTTGCCAATGGATGAACTTGTGCATGACTTGGCCTCAGCCTTAGAACAGACTTCAGAGCAAAACAAGCTGGATGAGCTATGGGAAGAGATGGCCCTGAGCCCGCGGCAGCAGCGACGCCAGCTTCGCAAGAGACGGGGTCGCAAACGCCGCTCAGACTTCACCCATCAGGCAGAACATGCCTGCTGCTACAGCGAGGCCTCGGAGTCGAGCCTGGATGAAGCTGTGAAGGATTGCCGTGAGGTGCTGACCACCAACTTCAGTGACTCTGATGACATGGCAGCGGCCAAACGACATCCAGCTCTCAGTGCCACCCTGAGGAGCAAGCAACACTCGTGGCATGAGTCAGACTCCTTTACAGAGAATGCACCCTGCCGACCTCTTAGGCGCCGCCGGAAAGTCAAACGCGTGACGTCAGAAGTGGCTGCCAGTCTCCAGCAAAAGCTCAGGGTGTCAGAGTGGAACTATGAGAGGGGATGCAGGTTCAAGTCAGCAAAGAAGCAGCGTCTTTCACGCTGGAAGGAGAATGCCCCGTGGACGTCATCCAGTCGTGGCCTTTGTGAATCGGGAGAGAACAGGCCCTTCCTCAGcaaaggggggaggaaggagcgGATGGAGTGTGAAGCTGATGAACAGAAGCAGGGCTCAGATGAAAATATGTCTGAATGGTGAggtctttgtttcttccctgtGCTCAAGTTAGATGGCTGCCTTGCTTGCAGCTACCTGTAAATCCTTGCTTCTGGAAGTTCTTTCCAAACTTATTCAGTGCTATTCTCTTTTTTGAGGAGGGAAAATCCCTCAGCCACTTTAggagtttattttttatttcccagcAGTCTTTTCCTGTCAGTACCATAATGACCCAAACACTTCCTCTGAAAAGTTAGCGGGTTGTTACGTTTCTGGCTTATGTTACACAAGCAGCTCTCTGAAAATGCTGTGGTCCTTCTGCAACATAGTGGCATGCTTGTGACCTGGGGTTTGGCTGATAAATCCGCTGTTGGTACTTATGTTGTCTGATTGATACGATCTGTTTGCAGTTCCTTGTTTTCAGAATTTACCATAAGCAGTAATAGAGAGCTGATCAGATAATGAGTGCTAACCCTCTGTGCAGGTACCGTATGAACCTCTGTCAGATCATCTTTGCAGTTCTCCATCTCTGCTATGGATTTAGAATAAGGTTCTGACAGGCTGTGGcaggaaagcagtgagaagATAAAGAAGACACTATCAGAGACAGTGAATTTGAGATGTATAATTGTTTGCTTTGGTGTAATTGTCCGTGTGTTCGGGTTCATTTAAGTGTTCTGGCTGTCTAAGTGCTGCAGTTTGTCAGTGGACAGGTGGCACACAGTTATTGAGGGCTTTGTGGAAAATAGCTGGAAGTGCAAACTCCTCAAAGGTACTTTCTGAGAGGCTGTGTAAAGCATAGGCTGTAGTGCATCCTCTCTGTCCTGTTCCTGGAGATCACTAGTGCATTTTTATTGAACCAGCATTGTAGCTAACTGTTAAGAGGacagaacaagcaaaaaaagggatttttattttttcattgaaaagtGGTTCTTTTTAGGGTAAGATGGGCCTTTTCAAGATGCTGGTGAATGCCTTTTTGGTATGAGTTGCTAAAAACACTTCTATCTttccagtgctgtgtgtgctggcagtccagaaaaggaaatgtgctGGGTAGCCCCTGAATGTGGTGTGTCACTAGCGATGGACTGAGAGATGCCCTTGACGTGGCAGTGGTGGGCAGTGCTCCTCGAGGTTTTTTTCCTACCAGCCAGAGTCTGTTCCATCATGTCAAACGTCAACTTAAACCAGCAGGCTTTCACCCAGTCTGTATTTGTGCCAGTATTTGGAAGAGCAAATAAACAGCTTTGTCAGACTGTTACTTGAGGACCATGCTGAGGATGTCACCTTGTTTTGTCTCAGTTGTACCTTGCTCTCAAATTAATTATTGTGCAAGTGTCTGCATCAAATGCTGTTTGCCTTCTGCTGCCAAGTCTTTGAGATGCTCTTCAGAGATCCAGAGGTCAGAATGTTTGACCTCTTCAACACCACATGTGTGATCTGTGCTGTGATTCACTTGAGAGGGTCAAGGTTGGAGAGAGAAACACACACAGCCTTCTTTGCTGCGGGCGATCCCTTGCAGCAGTGAAGGGTCACACTTGGTCTCTGCTGCTCTAAATATAGCAGTTTGCTGCTAGCAAAGTGAAACTGGCTGTGCTTAGCTCACTCTTGCTCTGCTCTTGCTGCTTATTCTGCTACCACATGAGAGGTGCTTCATACAGCTGTATAACAAACAGAGCgtgaggaagagagaagaaaattgGATACCtaggagaaagaagggaatgtTGTTATCACAAGGTGGGAAAGAGACTGATCTTGCAGTACTTGAGCGAGTCCACTGTGATCTAGTGATAAATGAAGCAACTTGATACTGTATTGGTTCCATTTCTGTTCATAGCATCACAATCATTCTGGTTGGAAAAGGCCTGTAAGATCATCAACTCCAACCATGCTCCTAACACTATAATTCCACTGAGAATGCTTTGGAAATGTGTATTCAATGAGGAGTTTGCTTGTAGGCATGTACCTGGTCtacatgaaatgaaatatttgaaatagcCACATGTCAGTGTACACTGTGAGAGAGATGTGTTTCTACGTCATGTTTCTAAGTCAGGTAATGACATGACTCAAGGCCTGACATTAACAATTGTGGTAACAAGAAACAAGTGGTCTTAGTTTTAATAGTCATCTGGGTGCTTCTACAAGGGTAACAGTTAACTGCTAAGGTAACGTgtccttctttctcctctaaTGCTCTGAGATTCCCTGCAGCCATAGTAAGGCAAAGGGAAATTACATATTGAGTGCTGAAGCTCCTCTTGTTGGTCTAAGCTGAGCACTCAGAGTGCTTTGGGCTTAGCTTGAAGCCAGAGCAAACCATGGTCAAGAGTTGTTTGACAAATCCCTTTGAATGGTGTGCTCAGTTGTGAGAGTTCTCTGGATTGTCTGATCTACTCTCAAGTGCTATAACTTGGCTTGTTTAAATTGGTTGTTGCCCTTATCCATTGCCTTTGTGTGATTTCACTGGTTTGCTGCTGATGTGTTTTGGGCTGGGATTGTAGCCAGTGCTTCTCAAGTGTATAACGCAGTTGCCTTTACCCTTTGGAAGAGAGCTACTTTCCTAACAGCCTGCAGTGGCAGTCGAGAGCCTGGCTAAGCTGATGAATTGGAACCTAgtctctctgtaaagaaaaaattcctCTCTTGGAAGGCAAATGACAGAGACAGAGTGTTCagcttcccctcctcctccagcccagcctgaccttctgcagcccctctgtgcctcttgttttcttatttttatagaaaatcAATATCCCTCCTGACACAAACAATAGCTcaggagaaagaataaatggGGTAAACCTGAGATCTCTGTCCATCACCTCTCACTTTAACTCCCCCAAACTATTTAATTATAAGCATGCTTTGCTCCAGGTGTTTGCAACAGCGAAATTGCTAAATGAGGACCATTTTAACCAAAGATTGGGTGATCAATAACACTCTATAGCAGTAGGTTGTCGGATCAATAGGATTCATTATTTCATGGTTAAGGTAAGTAGCCTCCTTTGCAAGTGGAGGTCATTAATCAGTGCTTACTGGACCTGTAGAAAGGCCCGTGGAGGAGTCTAGTTTGTGTTCAGCCCTGAAgtgtgaaatggaaaagaggGTGAGTGGGATCCATGAAAGTTGATTCAAATAAGGCTTTGGTGATAATGTGTATCTGTAAGGAGCAAAGGGGCTATCAGTATGACAGAATGCTTAAAGCACAGTTAATATGATCTGGAATCTTACATaatgcttcttcctttctctggcACCTTTTCTCTGATGATGTGAAAACCCATATGAATCAGTCATTCAATCCTTGCATCTGTTGCTCTTAAGGTCTCTTAATCCAGGCTTTCAAAAGTGAAAGCAGACACACTAAGATTAGCCCAGGGTCATTTAGTGAGTTGGTAGGAGAACTAGGAACGAAACAAATGACTCGTGGTTATCAGTCCTTGGCCTGATTGCTTTGTTGTATAAGTGGGAGGGTAAGTGGATGGCCAGACTCTGTAATGGATTGAGTTGGAATTTGATATTAATGTACATACTGAAATGTGGGAATGGtactgttatggttttgcaatttggttggtgttggtattccacatcagaacaccatgctaataatgggagtaaaggggacaagttttttttctatgaacTGCCTTAATGAGCATGTGGGGAGGGGCaccggaagggaagtgaggaaggggacggggttgctggaccggctccctgcgaggagacaacgtggtcagaccttcctgccttccacagctccatcggtgagatttgggacttggtattctctttgttgaaactctcttgttgttgtttagtgttattaggttattaaactgccattcgttctcagatcacctttttcctcccttattttttgttagacctaatcgcaatctcccttcccttcccctcttctgaaacgcacgtggccgggccgggccgcgccgcacTCTGCCGTACCCTGCCgctagagaaaagggggggagggggcttttgttcctgctgccccgggtTTTGTGCCcctgtcccggagtgagctctagagagaactccgtgacagGTACACAGACTATTCATCCTTAAAATTCTGTGTGACCTTTGTACAATGTTGAAGATACAGTTTGTAGGTATCCAGCATAAGTTGATTTGGCTGTACTGGAGAGTGTTATTTTCCAAGAGCAGTAATTTGCTTCAGAAtctttaataacatttaaataacaaagtaatataatagtaataataaaaataataacataatgaAACTGAAAAGGTTGAATTATGTTCCTGCATTTATTTGGGGTGATGCTTCTTATGATCGCTCATCCTTTTGTTTTGAGAATGGAGGGGCTTTCTGTTGATACTTGTATCAGTGTGACCCAGTTTTCCTGTAGGAGGCCAGAGAGCTTTGTAACAATGCTCCTCAATCAGAGCTTGATTCTAGTTCTGACTTAGTTGATGTTCATATCTCTTATGAGACCTTAGTACTAAAGGGGTGGGCAGTAAGTGGTTACCACTTGTTCTGATATTTCTCAGCTAAATTGGAGGAAGTATTACCTGAAGTGCAATTCAGCCTAGAAGGCCAATCCTGGACAGCATCAGGCTGTCCAGGCTCTCATGaagcctcatctggaatactgtgtccaggtctggggcccctGCATGAGATAAACgaggagctgttggagtgggtccagaggatggccacaaagatggtcaaggggctgcagcacctTTCCTATGAAGGGAGGTTGaaagagctgggcttgttcagcccagagaagagaacactccagggagacctcattgtagcTTTCCAGTACCTAAGCAAGCTTACAAGCATAAATGGGACCAACTTTTTCACAGCCtactagtgataggacaagggggaatggctttaaacaaaaagaggggagatttaggtttgATGTAGGAGAAATTATTGAGAGGatggtgaagtgctggaataAGCTGCTCAGAGAAACGGTGGATACCTCTCATCCCTGGGGggacattcaaggccaggttgatgggaccctgagcagcctgatcagtgggaggcagccctgcccacggcaCAGCGTTGtgactgggtgggctttgagatcccctccaacc is part of the Coturnix japonica isolate 7356 chromosome 5, Coturnix japonica 2.1, whole genome shotgun sequence genome and harbors:
- the GPATCH2L gene encoding G patch domain-containing protein 2-like isoform X2, whose product is MKRLQGRTEESRNRLMRPPCTVTPIPAPLRTQYRSVPAPNGPHSLRAQPHTSHPTRGAAGRRCLPLRTSPRRRARLSAGRAERKWPGKAGSAAARGRRSGCCPALPMDELVHDLASALEQTSEQNKLDELWEEMALSPRQQRRQLRKRRGRKRRSDFTHQAEHACCYSEASESSLDEAVKDCREVLTTNFSDSDDMAAAKRHPALSATLRSKQHSWHESDSFTENAPCRPLRRRRKVKRVTSEVAASLQQKLRVSEWNYERGCRFKSAKKQRLSRWKENAPWTSSSRGLCESGENRPFLSKGGRKERMECEADEQKQGSDENMSECETSSVCSSSDTGLFTNDEGRQGDDEQSDWFYEGECVPGFTVPNLLPKWGADHRSEVERIDSGLDKLSDSTFLLPSRPAQRGFHARLNRLPGAAARCLRKGRRRLVGKETSISTVGTERLGHVSDPRQKDFWLPSMGKRDRNQFNPLSPLYSLDVLADASHRRCSPAHCTARQANVHLGPPCSRDIKRKRKPAAASMSSPTPATLSVHVDAAESDLPATPPSPRSQHLEWTGKIPAAEKATIAGSTNFFKMPPEKSPGYSQKEALQL
- the GPATCH2L gene encoding G patch domain-containing protein 2-like isoform X1; this encodes MKRLQGRTEESRNRLMRPPCTVTPIPAPLRTQYRSVPAPNGPHSLRAQPHTSHPTRGAAGRRCLPLRTSPRRRARLSAGRAERKWPGKAGSAAARGRRSGCCPQALPMDELVHDLASALEQTSEQNKLDELWEEMALSPRQQRRQLRKRRGRKRRSDFTHQAEHACCYSEASESSLDEAVKDCREVLTTNFSDSDDMAAAKRHPALSATLRSKQHSWHESDSFTENAPCRPLRRRRKVKRVTSEVAASLQQKLRVSEWNYERGCRFKSAKKQRLSRWKENAPWTSSSRGLCESGENRPFLSKGGRKERMECEADEQKQGSDENMSECETSSVCSSSDTGLFTNDEGRQGDDEQSDWFYEGECVPGFTVPNLLPKWGADHRSEVERIDSGLDKLSDSTFLLPSRPAQRGFHARLNRLPGAAARCLRKGRRRLVGKETSISTVGTERLGHVSDPRQKDFWLPSMGKRDRNQFNPLSPLYSLDVLADASHRRCSPAHCTARQANVHLGPPCSRDIKRKRKPAAASMSSPTPATLSVHVDAAESDLPATPPSPRSQHLEWTGKIPAAEKATIAGSTNFFKMPPEKSPGYSQKEALQL